CAAGGTTTGGAAGATGGAGAAGAGGTCGAGTTTGACGTAGAAGAGACTCCTAAAGGACTTAGTGCTGTTGATGTAAACAGCCTTACATACGAATAAGCGATAAATTTTCCGGGTAACCGGAAATAGTAAAGCCCGTTCTGATTTTTCAGAACGGGCTTTTTTCTTTTGTACCCGGAACCCCTAACCGGGCACCTATCTCTCTAATCACTTCATCTGTGCAAAAGCGGCTCTCTTCTTGTCTAAACCTCTATTTTTTGCATCTATACTGTACCTTGTATGCGGAGCAAACTCAAGGCGTCCTTTTTCAATTGGCTCACCGGTAGCACGGCAGATACCATAGGTTCCGTTATCGATACGTACCAACGCTCTGTTTAGCTCATTGATATATTTGCGATTTCTCTGGATTAGCCGGTATGTCAAATCCAAACTCTCTTCACGGCTGCCAAGATCTCCCATGTGGTGAGTCAAGGATGATGCATCATCATCATCAGATGAACGAATATCCTCTATTTGATTTTGTAAATACTCCAGCTCGTCCTGGGCTTCTTCTCTCTTTCTCAATATGATCGCTTCAAAATAAGCAAGTTCTTCCGGTGAGAGGTTCGTTTTAAGTTCTTCAGTTGTTTCGGGAAATTTATTGATTGCTTTCATTGTCTTGGGGTTTTGTCATTCAAGTTTTACTGTATTGTTCTATAAACAGAATACCTAAATAAGCTATATCCCAAAATCGGGG
This is a stretch of genomic DNA from Rhodohalobacter barkolensis. It encodes these proteins:
- a CDS encoding TraR/DksA family transcriptional regulator, whose amino-acid sequence is MKAINKFPETTEELKTNLSPEELAYFEAIILRKREEAQDELEYLQNQIEDIRSSDDDDASSLTHHMGDLGSREESLDLTYRLIQRNRKYINELNRALVRIDNGTYGICRATGEPIEKGRLEFAPHTRYSIDAKNRGLDKKRAAFAQMK